In one Zobellia galactanivorans genomic region, the following are encoded:
- a CDS encoding SusC/RagA family TonB-linked outer membrane protein, translated as MKKDKPKFFRRWLFPLCILNMLICGAAYAQTTVNGTVISTEDGMPLPGANVLVKGTTVGIVTDFDGNYSIEVPEGSNVLIFSYIGYSTQEVAIDGKTTIDISLDTDSAKLDEVVVIGYGTSTKRKMVGAVTTLAPEKLEQTPFNNVGEALQGQVSGLIVENSGGAPGSSPAISIRGGGAPLYVIDGVITEQQDFNTINSNDIESISFLKDAAATAVYGSRAGNGIVLVTTKRGKDGKINVNYSYNYQMSQPTILPEMMNSYEFAQVQNAASAYEGIPVPYSPDQLETIRTHADLDTYPDNNWPDLTLKEFAPEQRHNLSLSGGDKKTNYFVSLGYIDEGSLLKADVVNYNRFNVRSNVTTKFEKIGLDVGINLNSSIENYQEPSSGMYGIWRAVNQNTDPLYRGYNLDGTLAGGGNGDNPLALTDKDAGYNKTRDKFINAQLDLKWQVPNVEGLKLGMMANYRDGDGWGKLWEYNVPLYMQDGSLMAQTPPALSLSSYYSNRLYFESSASYSRTFGMHGLDATFVYNQTTSNYANLAASRRNYLSGAVDQLFAGPAVGKDNDGSEREAANAGYVFRLKYDFDYKYIIELSGRYDGNDNFAPKKRWGFFPAMSFAWNIAEENFMQKLKEDNIVNSLKLRSSYGKTGVSEGVNRFGYIPVYNLESGIYTIGNSLVNGYSEGNLVNPDELTWYNRESFNYGLDFSTFGDKFSGTLEYFYYLTSGFLVSPQNVYSQPLGKPLPQIRSGSKQRRAGYEVSLRYKSHINEFKFGLGGNVSYFNQLWEQLDTEDEATLKNPYTRETHRTDYWQGGKIYITDGLYQNDEDILNTPRLLSSTETQGGDIRYVDSNGDGKIDEQDKRLAGLPSQPHLTYGIDFNMSYKGWFMNGLFQGAGNRYIGFDRFIAAEAKRLTYVYQLDYWTPTNPDATYPRPVTSVDVNGGNNNIISNPSDYFLKNAKYFRLKNIQLGYDLKKSILADNNWISSCKIFASGTNLFTISPVKDFFDPEQVQADNNGINSYGYPVQRTYSFGINLGF; from the coding sequence ATGAAAAAAGACAAACCTAAATTTTTCAGGCGGTGGCTCTTTCCACTATGCATTCTCAACATGCTCATCTGCGGTGCCGCATATGCACAAACCACAGTGAACGGAACGGTAATTAGCACGGAAGACGGCATGCCCCTTCCCGGTGCAAACGTACTCGTAAAGGGCACTACAGTAGGTATCGTCACCGATTTTGACGGCAACTATTCCATCGAAGTACCCGAAGGCTCCAATGTCCTGATCTTTAGCTATATCGGTTATAGCACACAAGAAGTAGCTATCGATGGAAAAACAACCATAGACATTTCCCTAGATACCGACTCCGCCAAGTTAGACGAGGTAGTAGTCATCGGTTACGGAACCTCTACCAAACGAAAAATGGTAGGAGCCGTTACGACCTTGGCACCCGAAAAATTGGAACAGACCCCTTTTAACAACGTGGGCGAAGCGCTTCAAGGGCAAGTTTCAGGTCTGATCGTCGAAAACAGTGGTGGTGCTCCAGGTAGTTCGCCGGCTATTTCCATTCGTGGGGGTGGCGCCCCTTTATACGTCATTGACGGGGTCATTACGGAGCAGCAAGATTTCAACACCATCAATTCCAACGATATTGAAAGCATTAGCTTCCTTAAAGATGCTGCAGCTACGGCCGTATACGGTTCAAGGGCAGGAAACGGTATTGTCTTGGTCACCACCAAGCGGGGTAAAGACGGCAAGATCAATGTCAACTACTCGTACAACTACCAAATGAGCCAGCCTACCATTCTTCCTGAAATGATGAATTCTTATGAATTTGCCCAAGTCCAGAATGCGGCCAGTGCGTATGAAGGCATACCGGTTCCATACTCCCCAGACCAATTGGAGACCATCAGGACGCATGCCGACCTCGACACCTATCCCGATAATAACTGGCCAGACCTGACCTTAAAGGAATTTGCACCCGAACAACGCCACAACCTTTCGCTGTCGGGCGGTGATAAAAAGACCAACTATTTCGTTTCCCTCGGATATATCGACGAAGGCAGCCTACTAAAGGCAGACGTAGTCAATTATAACCGGTTCAACGTTAGAAGTAACGTTACTACCAAATTCGAAAAAATAGGTCTTGACGTGGGTATAAACCTCAACTCAAGTATTGAAAACTATCAAGAACCATCGTCAGGAATGTACGGCATATGGCGTGCCGTAAACCAAAACACCGACCCGCTTTACAGGGGGTATAACCTTGACGGCACCTTGGCTGGAGGTGGTAACGGCGACAACCCGCTCGCCCTCACCGACAAAGACGCCGGCTACAACAAAACAAGGGATAAGTTTATCAATGCCCAATTAGACCTAAAATGGCAAGTTCCGAACGTAGAAGGCCTAAAACTAGGTATGATGGCCAATTACCGCGATGGTGACGGTTGGGGAAAATTATGGGAATACAATGTGCCCCTCTATATGCAAGACGGCTCACTCATGGCGCAAACGCCCCCCGCACTAAGCTTAAGTTCATACTACAGCAACCGATTGTATTTTGAATCTAGCGCTTCGTACTCCAGAACTTTCGGCATGCACGGTCTTGATGCTACCTTTGTTTATAACCAGACCACCAGCAACTATGCCAATTTAGCGGCCTCGAGAAGAAACTACCTATCAGGTGCGGTCGATCAACTTTTTGCCGGCCCGGCCGTAGGAAAAGACAATGATGGCAGCGAACGTGAAGCCGCCAATGCGGGGTATGTCTTCCGTTTGAAATACGACTTTGATTACAAATACATTATTGAGCTTAGTGGCCGATACGATGGTAACGACAACTTTGCCCCTAAAAAAAGATGGGGCTTCTTTCCGGCCATGTCATTCGCCTGGAATATTGCCGAGGAGAATTTTATGCAAAAATTAAAGGAAGACAACATCGTCAACTCCTTAAAACTACGAAGCTCTTATGGTAAAACCGGAGTTTCCGAAGGAGTGAACCGATTCGGTTATATTCCGGTCTACAACCTTGAATCGGGCATTTATACTATTGGAAACTCCTTGGTCAACGGCTATTCGGAAGGCAACTTGGTCAACCCCGACGAGCTCACTTGGTACAATAGGGAATCGTTCAACTACGGATTGGACTTCTCTACCTTTGGCGATAAGTTCAGCGGTACCTTGGAATATTTCTACTACCTCACCTCCGGATTTTTGGTGAGTCCGCAAAATGTATATTCCCAACCATTAGGCAAACCTTTGCCGCAAATCCGTTCCGGATCTAAACAGCGAAGGGCAGGATACGAAGTTTCGCTTCGCTACAAGAGCCATATCAACGAATTCAAATTCGGATTGGGCGGAAACGTCTCTTATTTTAATCAATTATGGGAGCAATTAGACACCGAAGACGAGGCTACCCTCAAAAACCCATACACTAGGGAAACCCATAGGACCGATTACTGGCAAGGTGGAAAAATCTATATCACCGACGGATTGTACCAAAATGACGAAGACATCTTGAATACACCCCGTCTACTAAGTTCTACCGAAACACAAGGCGGCGATATCCGCTATGTCGACTCTAACGGCGATGGAAAAATAGATGAGCAAGACAAACGCTTGGCAGGCCTTCCTTCCCAACCCCACCTGACCTATGGCATCGATTTTAATATGAGCTACAAAGGATGGTTCATGAACGGCCTCTTTCAAGGTGCCGGAAACCGATATATTGGTTTTGACCGTTTTATTGCGGCGGAAGCCAAACGCCTGACCTATGTGTATCAATTGGATTATTGGACCCCAACAAATCCCGATGCCACATACCCAAGACCGGTTACCTCCGTAGATGTAAATGGAGGAAACAATAACATCATAAGCAACCCTTCGGATTACTTCTTAAAGAACGCCAAATATTTCAGATTGAAGAACATTCAACTGGGCTACGACCTAAAGAAATCGATTTTGGCCGACAACAACTGGATTTCTTCGTGCAAAATATTTGCAAGTGGTACCAACTTGTTCACCATTTCCCCTGTGAAAGACTTTTTTGACCCGGAACAAGTACAGGCCGACAACAATGGGATCAACAGCTACGGCTACCCTGTTCAACGCACCTATTCATTTGGTATAAACCTTGGATTTTAA
- a CDS encoding hybrid sensor histidine kinase/response regulator transcription factor, translating to MSKNIYSTFICLFFFLCALAQESQPRYSQNYTISNGLAHNGVTSILEDSRGFIWVGTYEGLNLFDGYEFKTFKNTVGHDLFVSNRIRSLQEDSKGNIWIGTDEGISVYDYTTQKFTNIYSNQLVKKAVKGPIVRDIVVNENLGIILCATEKYGVLIFNDDYSFKDEYSPTAFYRNGAAEFYGSAPIDDSTYLYATSVGLLSFDLKTHQFSRVLPEEIRYCQSLLRIDPSTFLVTLKSGVLMFSYGANGKGYDYSLLQDEILPEHNFNSSAFDLENHLWLGTLNSGAIRIDDINALRHGSQNQYAPFSFENKQLRMSCFESTKEHGFWVGSFDKGLYRFDLKKNPFKEFKGNSPYEFGVSDRHLINISPLDDHRVYLTKNRGGLALFNTERQKFDPLPFSFDPKYASRISSVYVDTKNRTWLKVAQEGYFLLKPRETEPQRIDTSTYPEFSQIDPYKITEDQNGNLWLGCKQGVFKITVGKEGKVLRIEALNDNPYFENSKITLARYVYADPLYQFIWVGTAEDGLFRVDTKDAPRLSKAKITHFRATKKKGGLPNNFVSAITRSPEGNLWIGTEGSGICKVENSESTPRFVPFSEKDGLSNNVVKSINIDELGNLWVATNIGLNKFYPKEKKFRKFGKQDGLPFEDFWYASARLKNGSLILAGLEGFSFFSPKSITDSEALPILRFGDFKIFNQTIRPNDTVGGRVLLNERLQNGQTLNLKYNENVFSVEALSLHFASPKNHFLKYRLLPVDQNWFETTSDQRLINYNGLQPGEYSLEVAASNSIGEWTRPKTLHLVISPPFWKTPWAYVLYALLTLLILGTVLFYIIKVQSLRYNIQLEQIEKDKVKEVNAAKLRFFANISHELKTPLNLIASPIKQLSERYRDNPDSQEKLHIVARQSKKISQLIDQIHDFERVDANLMEMDYSRFYFDEFLDHLVPDFHFLAYNSDKKLEIIAKNKNIVVSADRDKLEKVFNNLLSNAFKYTGENDVITITYESDDKDLIVSVTDTGRGIDDDDLPHIFERFYQSRKRENVHSTGSGIGLAFSKKMVEMHYGYLEATSEIGVGTTISVRLPVVKKESADDQATKEKAIITAENQVSKAETTIEKTEISKIKASGDYSGSLIFYVEDDLDMRLYVSKVLSKFFKVKTFTNGRECLDAMEDQWPDLVISDIQMPIMNGLELCKRIKADIKTSHIPVILLTALADIENQIQGIKDGADAYIKKPFDARQLVARTEALLENRKRLRERFEIGIALTKDNNVNNRNDNAFLEKLYHLMAENLDNQNLDMDQFARQLYLNRTHFYQKVKALTDKTPFELLKMYRLKKAAELLVHQPELSVNEVYTMTGFKSRTHFSKLFKEIYGVSPGKYKGSK from the coding sequence ATGTCCAAAAACATTTACTCCACATTCATCTGCCTATTTTTCTTTCTATGTGCCCTAGCACAAGAGAGCCAACCTAGATATTCCCAGAACTACACTATTTCAAACGGACTGGCGCACAATGGGGTCACCTCTATTTTAGAAGACTCTCGAGGCTTCATTTGGGTCGGCACCTATGAAGGCCTGAACCTTTTTGACGGTTACGAATTCAAGACTTTTAAAAACACGGTGGGTCATGATCTTTTCGTAAGCAACCGCATTCGTTCGCTACAGGAAGACAGCAAAGGCAATATTTGGATCGGTACGGACGAAGGTATATCCGTATACGATTACACCACACAAAAGTTCACCAATATCTATTCGAACCAGCTTGTCAAGAAAGCCGTTAAAGGCCCGATTGTCAGAGATATCGTCGTCAACGAAAATTTAGGGATCATTCTATGCGCTACCGAAAAATACGGCGTATTGATCTTTAACGACGACTATTCCTTCAAGGACGAATATTCCCCTACGGCTTTTTACCGAAACGGAGCGGCCGAATTTTATGGCTCCGCCCCCATAGATGACAGCACCTATCTATACGCTACTTCGGTCGGACTACTTTCTTTCGACCTGAAAACCCATCAATTCTCAAGGGTTTTACCAGAAGAAATCCGCTATTGCCAATCGCTTTTACGCATTGACCCTTCTACCTTTTTGGTCACCCTTAAATCGGGCGTTCTTATGTTTTCCTACGGAGCAAATGGCAAGGGTTACGACTATTCCTTGCTACAAGATGAAATTTTACCGGAACACAACTTTAACAGCTCGGCCTTCGACCTGGAAAACCACCTATGGTTGGGCACCCTGAACAGTGGGGCCATACGTATAGACGATATCAACGCGTTGCGACACGGTTCCCAGAACCAGTACGCCCCCTTTAGCTTCGAAAACAAACAACTTCGAATGAGTTGTTTCGAGAGTACCAAAGAGCATGGTTTTTGGGTGGGATCCTTTGACAAAGGGCTTTACAGGTTTGACCTAAAGAAAAATCCTTTTAAGGAATTTAAAGGAAATAGCCCCTACGAATTTGGAGTAAGTGACAGGCACCTGATCAATATCTCACCTTTAGACGACCATAGGGTGTATTTGACAAAAAATCGCGGGGGACTCGCCCTATTTAATACGGAACGGCAGAAATTCGACCCCCTGCCTTTTTCTTTTGACCCAAAATACGCTTCACGGATATCATCGGTATATGTCGATACCAAAAATCGGACTTGGTTGAAAGTCGCCCAAGAGGGCTACTTCCTTTTAAAACCGAGAGAGACCGAACCCCAACGCATAGATACAAGCACCTATCCCGAATTTTCACAAATAGACCCCTATAAAATAACGGAAGACCAAAACGGAAACCTATGGCTAGGTTGCAAACAGGGCGTTTTTAAAATAACGGTCGGCAAAGAGGGGAAAGTACTTCGGATCGAAGCCTTAAATGACAACCCGTATTTTGAAAACTCCAAAATAACCTTGGCCCGCTACGTTTATGCCGACCCCCTATACCAATTCATATGGGTGGGAACGGCGGAAGACGGTCTATTTAGGGTAGACACAAAAGACGCTCCCCGCTTATCAAAGGCCAAAATCACCCATTTTAGGGCTACTAAAAAGAAGGGCGGGCTTCCGAACAATTTTGTTTCGGCCATAACGCGCAGCCCTGAAGGCAACTTATGGATAGGCACCGAAGGGTCGGGTATCTGCAAGGTGGAAAACAGCGAAAGCACCCCTCGCTTCGTTCCTTTTTCAGAAAAGGACGGACTGTCGAACAATGTAGTCAAAAGCATTAATATAGACGAATTAGGCAACCTATGGGTCGCCACGAATATCGGACTGAACAAATTCTATCCAAAAGAAAAAAAATTCAGGAAATTCGGAAAGCAAGACGGCCTACCCTTTGAAGATTTCTGGTACGCTTCGGCCCGTCTTAAGAACGGTTCCCTCATTTTGGCGGGTCTTGAAGGTTTCTCTTTTTTCAGCCCGAAATCTATAACCGATTCAGAAGCGCTCCCTATATTGCGATTTGGTGATTTCAAGATTTTTAACCAAACCATACGTCCGAACGACACGGTGGGCGGTAGGGTCTTACTGAACGAACGCTTACAGAACGGGCAGACCCTTAATCTAAAATACAATGAGAACGTATTTAGCGTCGAGGCCTTATCCCTACATTTTGCCTCACCGAAAAACCACTTTTTAAAATACCGTTTACTACCCGTAGACCAAAATTGGTTCGAGACCACTTCCGATCAACGTTTGATAAACTATAACGGTCTTCAACCTGGGGAATACAGCCTAGAAGTGGCCGCATCGAACTCTATTGGTGAATGGACCCGGCCCAAGACCTTGCACCTTGTCATCTCCCCTCCGTTTTGGAAAACGCCTTGGGCCTATGTACTATATGCCTTGTTAACGCTTCTTATCTTGGGAACCGTGCTGTTTTATATCATAAAGGTACAATCGTTACGCTACAACATTCAACTGGAGCAAATTGAAAAAGACAAGGTAAAGGAAGTCAATGCCGCCAAATTACGCTTCTTTGCCAACATATCGCATGAGCTAAAGACGCCCCTCAACCTCATCGCAAGCCCCATAAAGCAACTGTCAGAACGCTATAGGGACAATCCTGATTCCCAAGAAAAACTCCATATCGTCGCACGTCAGTCCAAAAAAATAAGCCAACTCATCGACCAGATCCACGATTTTGAACGGGTCGATGCCAATTTGATGGAAATGGACTACTCGAGGTTTTACTTTGATGAGTTTTTAGACCACCTTGTGCCCGACTTTCACTTCTTGGCCTACAACAGCGATAAAAAGTTGGAGATCATTGCCAAGAACAAAAATATTGTGGTATCGGCCGATCGCGACAAGCTAGAGAAAGTCTTTAACAACCTGTTGAGCAATGCGTTCAAATACACCGGTGAAAACGACGTCATTACCATTACCTATGAAAGTGACGACAAAGACCTGATCGTTTCGGTAACGGATACGGGAAGGGGCATCGACGACGACGACCTACCCCATATTTTCGAAAGGTTCTACCAGTCAAGAAAAAGGGAAAACGTCCATTCCACAGGCTCGGGAATAGGCCTCGCCTTCTCCAAAAAGATGGTCGAAATGCACTATGGCTATTTAGAAGCTACAAGTGAAATAGGAGTAGGTACGACAATCAGTGTGCGCTTGCCCGTGGTCAAGAAAGAATCGGCAGATGACCAGGCCACAAAAGAAAAGGCCATCATAACCGCCGAGAACCAGGTTTCCAAGGCGGAAACCACTATTGAAAAGACCGAAATTTCAAAAATCAAGGCCAGCGGCGATTATTCCGGTAGTCTTATCTTTTATGTAGAAGATGATTTAGACATGCGCCTCTATGTCAGTAAGGTACTGTCTAAGTTCTTTAAGGTAAAAACCTTTACTAACGGCCGGGAATGTCTGGATGCCATGGAGGACCAATGGCCCGACTTGGTCATTAGCGATATTCAAATGCCCATAATGAACGGCCTAGAGCTTTGTAAGCGCATAAAGGCCGATATAAAAACAAGCCATATTCCGGTCATCTTACTGACGGCCTTGGCCGATATAGAAAACCAGATCCAAGGTATAAAAGACGGTGCCGATGCCTATATCAAAAAACCCTTTGACGCCCGTCAATTAGTCGCCCGCACCGAGGCCTTGCTCGAAAACAGAAAACGCCTACGGGAGCGTTTTGAAATCGGCATAGCCCTGACCAAGGACAACAACGTCAACAATAGAAACGATAATGCCTTTCTGGAAAAGTTATACCATCTTATGGCCGAAAATCTAGACAATCAAAACCTAGATATGGACCAATTTGCGCGTCAACTCTACCTAAACCGCACCCATTTCTACCAAAAAGTAAAGGCCTTAACGGACAAAACCCCCTTTGAACTGCTAAAAATGTACCGTTTAAAGAAGGCCGCGGAACTATTGGTACACCAACCCGAACTATCGGTAAACGAGGTCTATACCATGACCGGTTTTAAAAGCCGAACCCACTTCAGTAAACTCTTTAAAGAAATTTACGGTGTTTCACCGGGCAAGTACAAGGGCTCAAAATAA
- a CDS encoding phosphotransferase enzyme family protein: MAKTIMDSYSHEKLNSLLGHFAVPEKKYLIKPLTDGLINDTFLVFDASTPLYILQRVNHLVFTDVEGLMNNIHHAFRYLHDTDYTKITLVKSKKGSSFYLTETGDYWRVMTYIDGSTAYNTTENPNIAYEAGRIIGKFNSLLQQARLDDYTDTIPRFHDIRLRKAQFESAIASANSEKLKTAEKAIGFTHEVLESLMALDLSQLPLRVCHNDTKLNNILFSKETEKALCLIDLDTLMKGYFLFDFGDAIRTIANTAAEDEQDHDKIVFDETLFEAFVDGLGENGAFLTQKEIELLPWGAVLMPFLHGIRALTDFLNNNVYYKVAYENQNLDRGLSLYNFTQKALDRIDYMEKVLDEKLKK; the protein is encoded by the coding sequence TTGGCCAAAACAATAATGGACAGCTATTCCCATGAAAAGCTTAACAGCCTATTAGGGCATTTTGCGGTGCCTGAAAAGAAATATTTGATCAAACCGTTGACTGACGGTTTGATCAATGATACTTTTTTGGTTTTTGACGCTTCCACCCCCCTATACATATTACAACGGGTAAACCATCTTGTCTTTACGGATGTAGAAGGGTTGATGAACAACATCCATCATGCCTTTCGTTATTTGCACGATACCGATTACACTAAGATTACCTTGGTCAAATCGAAAAAGGGCAGTAGCTTCTACCTCACCGAAACCGGAGATTATTGGCGGGTGATGACTTATATTGACGGAAGTACGGCCTATAACACTACCGAAAACCCGAATATAGCCTATGAAGCGGGAAGGATAATCGGAAAGTTCAATTCGCTGCTGCAACAAGCCCGTCTTGACGACTATACCGACACCATACCTCGATTTCATGATATCAGGTTGCGCAAAGCGCAATTTGAATCCGCCATCGCAAGTGCCAACTCCGAAAAGCTGAAGACCGCCGAAAAGGCCATCGGTTTTACGCATGAGGTCTTAGAAAGCCTAATGGCCCTTGACCTTAGCCAACTCCCCCTCAGGGTTTGCCATAACGACACCAAGCTCAACAATATCCTTTTCTCAAAAGAGACCGAAAAGGCCCTTTGCTTGATCGACTTGGATACCCTTATGAAAGGCTATTTTCTTTTTGATTTTGGTGATGCCATACGCACTATAGCCAATACGGCGGCGGAAGACGAGCAAGACCACGATAAAATTGTTTTTGACGAAACCCTCTTCGAAGCTTTTGTTGACGGCTTGGGCGAGAACGGTGCTTTCTTGACCCAAAAAGAAATCGAACTGCTTCCTTGGGGAGCCGTACTCATGCCTTTTTTACATGGCATACGGGCTTTGACCGATTTCCTCAACAACAACGTCTACTATAAAGTGGCTTATGAAAACCAGAATCTAGACCGCGGCCTTAGCCTTTATAACTTTACCCAAAAGGCCCTGGATCGTATCGATTATATGGAAAAGGTTCTGGATGAAAAATTAAAAAAATAG
- a CDS encoding nucleotidyltransferase family protein gives MTLLLMAAGSGSRYGKLKQFDDLGPNGEFLMEFGIYDALKNGFDHIVLITKKENVSLAEDHLRPRIPANIKLDVLAQEITDLPEGCSFSGERKKPWGTAHAVWTARNVINGPFAVLNADDFYGQSAYANAANFAREHNNDNTFALVGYTLKDTLSEHGSVSRGVCQVNGDDLVSVDERLKLEPKDGKVLDLDSGNEYTGDEQVSMNFWVCQPSIFEKIESEFRNFLADENLATTSELYIPKTVQEMLQAGEIKVKVVPSGGDWFGVTYASDREKAVANLQEKTDAGKYPSPLWPKQ, from the coding sequence ATGACCTTATTATTAATGGCCGCTGGTAGCGGTAGTCGATACGGAAAACTAAAACAATTTGACGATTTAGGCCCTAACGGGGAATTCTTAATGGAGTTCGGCATTTACGATGCCCTTAAAAACGGTTTTGACCATATAGTACTCATTACTAAGAAGGAAAATGTTTCTTTGGCAGAAGACCACTTAAGACCAAGAATCCCCGCCAACATCAAGCTAGATGTCTTGGCCCAGGAAATCACCGATTTACCGGAAGGATGTTCTTTTTCGGGAGAGCGTAAAAAACCTTGGGGTACCGCCCATGCCGTTTGGACCGCCAGAAACGTAATCAACGGACCTTTTGCCGTTTTGAACGCCGATGATTTCTACGGACAATCGGCCTATGCCAATGCCGCCAATTTTGCACGCGAACATAACAACGACAATACCTTTGCCCTTGTGGGATATACCTTAAAGGACACCTTGTCGGAACACGGTTCCGTTTCAAGAGGGGTTTGCCAAGTAAACGGAGACGATTTGGTCTCTGTTGACGAACGCCTAAAACTTGAGCCCAAGGATGGCAAAGTATTAGACCTTGATTCTGGCAACGAATACACGGGAGACGAGCAAGTAAGCATGAACTTCTGGGTATGTCAGCCATCAATTTTCGAAAAAATAGAAAGCGAGTTCAGAAATTTCCTTGCCGATGAAAACCTGGCCACAACAAGCGAGCTTTATATTCCAAAGACCGTTCAAGAAATGTTGCAGGCTGGCGAAATAAAGGTAAAAGTTGTACCATCCGGTGGTGATTGGTTTGGTGTGACCTATGCCAGCGACCGTGAAAAGGCCGTTGCAAACCTCCAAGAGAAAACCGATGCCGGCAAGTATCCTTCCCCGCTTTGGCCAAAACAATAA
- a CDS encoding helix-turn-helix transcriptional regulator, protein MGLDTINRFDRIVAILIQLQSKRIVKAQELAERFNVSLRTIYRDIRSLEASGVPISSEAGVGYSIMEGYRLPPVMFTCEEASSFVAAEKLMQKFTDPSLGLHHRSAMYKVKSVLRGKEKDWISTLESQVLIDPSQKPFDENIPNALEVLFESIAEKRKVFLKYHSLNAEHPSERFIEPVGLFHENNFWYVLGYCHFRCDYRQFRTDRMLKIQRTDQAFTLEHGSLDEHLNKNPEKEKTKIVISIDKDIARYISVRSRQYGFVSQESKADKVVMTFMTSDVLHGFPRWYLMFADYAEILEPESLKTRVMEILKEAQNRLSR, encoded by the coding sequence ATGGGATTGGATACCATTAACCGATTTGACCGCATTGTAGCCATACTGATCCAACTGCAATCGAAACGTATTGTAAAGGCCCAAGAATTGGCAGAGCGTTTCAATGTCAGTTTACGAACCATCTATAGGGACATCCGTTCCTTGGAAGCTTCAGGGGTTCCCATTTCAAGTGAGGCCGGTGTAGGGTATTCCATCATGGAAGGATATCGCCTACCTCCTGTCATGTTCACATGTGAAGAGGCCAGTAGCTTCGTCGCTGCCGAAAAATTAATGCAAAAGTTTACCGACCCCTCCTTAGGCTTGCACCATCGGTCGGCCATGTACAAGGTAAAATCGGTTTTAAGGGGAAAGGAAAAAGATTGGATCAGCACCTTGGAGTCGCAAGTATTGATAGACCCGTCACAAAAACCTTTTGACGAAAACATTCCCAACGCCCTAGAAGTCCTATTCGAAAGTATAGCCGAAAAAAGAAAGGTCTTTTTAAAATACCACTCGCTCAATGCCGAACACCCTTCGGAACGGTTTATTGAACCGGTAGGACTTTTTCACGAAAACAATTTTTGGTATGTGCTCGGCTATTGTCATTTTAGGTGCGATTACCGGCAGTTCAGAACCGACAGGATGCTCAAGATCCAAAGGACCGACCAAGCCTTTACCCTAGAACACGGCTCGCTCGACGAGCACCTGAACAAAAATCCGGAAAAGGAAAAAACCAAAATCGTGATTTCCATTGACAAGGATATCGCCCGTTACATTTCCGTTCGAAGCAGACAATATGGTTTCGTTTCCCAAGAAAGCAAGGCCGACAAAGTCGTAATGACCTTTATGACTTCCGATGTGCTGCACGGTTTCCCCCGCTGGTATCTGATGTTTGCCGATTATGCCGAAATTCTCGAGCCCGAAAGCCTAAAGACACGGGTCATGGAAATTCTCAAGGAAGCCCAAAACCGACTTTCCCGTTAA